A window of the Bacillus andreraoultii genome harbors these coding sequences:
- a CDS encoding acyl-CoA dehydrogenase family protein: protein MDFEFSEEQILLRNTVRNFVDKEIIPYMRDWDRLGEFPRSLFTRLRDLGLMGVCIPKKYGGIGMDYNSLAIVCEELERGDTAFRTAVSVHTGLNSLTLLQWGTEEQKEKYLVPQANGEKIGAYGLTEPGAGSDVASMGTTAVKQGDYYILNGQKTWISLCDIADHFLVFAYTDKSKKHHGISCFIVERTWEGFSSKAIKGKLGIRSGNTGELFFDHVKIPKENLLGQEGEGFKIAMSALDNGRFTVAAGAVGQIMACLEASVKYCHERETFGKPIGKHQLVQQMIANMEAGLEMSRLLVYRAGELKNQGKRNTRETSLAKWQACGFANKAADDAVQIHGAYGYSDEYPVERFLRNSKAPVIYEGTREIHTVMQAEYVLGYRKDKPLSKTLPPWEGLEK, encoded by the coding sequence GTGGACTTTGAATTTTCTGAGGAACAAATTTTATTAAGAAATACCGTTCGCAATTTTGTAGATAAAGAGATTATCCCATATATGCGGGATTGGGATCGACTAGGTGAATTCCCCCGTAGTCTTTTTACAAGATTACGTGATTTAGGTTTAATGGGGGTTTGTATTCCTAAAAAGTATGGTGGCATTGGAATGGACTATAATTCCCTTGCTATCGTATGTGAGGAATTGGAAAGAGGTGATACTGCATTTCGAACTGCTGTTTCTGTTCATACAGGATTGAATAGTTTAACTTTATTGCAATGGGGGACCGAAGAACAAAAGGAAAAATATTTAGTGCCACAAGCAAACGGAGAGAAAATTGGTGCTTACGGATTGACGGAACCAGGAGCTGGCTCTGATGTTGCATCTATGGGAACGACGGCCGTAAAACAAGGTGACTATTATATTTTAAATGGTCAAAAAACGTGGATCTCCCTTTGCGATATTGCTGATCATTTCCTCGTTTTTGCTTATACAGATAAGTCAAAAAAACATCATGGAATTTCTTGTTTCATTGTTGAACGAACGTGGGAAGGATTTTCATCAAAAGCAATAAAAGGAAAACTAGGAATCCGCTCTGGTAATACGGGTGAATTGTTTTTTGATCATGTAAAAATACCGAAAGAAAATTTACTTGGTCAAGAAGGAGAAGGTTTTAAAATTGCGATGTCTGCATTAGACAATGGACGTTTTACTGTTGCGGCAGGGGCAGTTGGGCAAATAATGGCTTGTCTTGAGGCAAGTGTGAAATATTGTCATGAACGGGAAACATTTGGAAAACCAATTGGCAAACACCAACTTGTCCAGCAAATGATTGCCAATATGGAAGCAGGACTGGAAATGAGTCGTCTATTAGTTTACCGCGCTGGTGAATTAAAAAACCAAGGGAAAAGAAACACGAGAGAAACTTCACTTGCAAAATGGCAAGCATGTGGTTTTGCGAATAAAGCTGCTGATGATGCAGTGCAAATACACGGTGCGTATGGGTATTCAGATGAATATCCGGTGGAGCGGTTCTTACGTAATTCTAAAGCACCAGTAATTTATGAAGGAACAAGAGAAATTCATACTGTAATGCAAGCTGAATATGTATTAGGGTATCGAAAGGATAAACCGTTAAGTAAAACACTCCCACCTTGGGAAGGATTGGAAAAATGA
- a CDS encoding YkuS family protein codes for MSKKVGVEASLTDVRDALMEKGYDVVELKSENDASGLDCCIVTGLDSNMMGVHDTVTQGPVIEASGLTAEEICQQVESKLS; via the coding sequence ATGTCAAAAAAAGTTGGTGTCGAAGCTTCATTAACAGATGTAAGAGATGCTTTAATGGAAAAAGGATATGATGTTGTTGAATTAAAAAGTGAAAATGATGCATCAGGCTTAGATTGCTGTATTGTAACAGGGTTAGATTCCAATATGATGGGTGTTCATGACACGGTAACACAAGGACCTGTTATCGAAGCAAGCGGATTAACAGCTGAAGAAATTTGTCAGCAAGTTGAAAGCAAATTAAGTTAA
- a CDS encoding SDR family oxidoreductase: MENQSKKQLFPPQEQNSTPGIQKLMNPEPKSIVENDKACGKLDGKIAIITGGDSGIGRAVAIHFAKEGANVVISYLNEHEDANETKKQITELGGKCLLISGDIGDQSHCEEIVKQTIKTFGSLHILVNNAAEQHPQNNFLDISEEQLERTFRTNIFSYFYMTKASLPHLDKGGTVINTTSVTAYKGNPILIDYSATKGAIVSFTRSLSASLVKQGVRVNAVAPGPIWTPLIPSTFTSDQVATFGSTTPMKRAGEPYELAPAYVYLASDDSSYMTGQVLHINGGEIVNG, translated from the coding sequence ATGGAAAATCAAAGCAAAAAACAGTTATTTCCACCGCAAGAACAAAACTCTACACCTGGTATTCAAAAATTAATGAATCCGGAACCAAAATCGATAGTTGAAAACGATAAGGCTTGTGGAAAATTGGATGGAAAAATAGCGATTATTACTGGTGGAGACTCTGGAATTGGTCGCGCTGTTGCCATTCATTTTGCGAAAGAAGGAGCAAATGTCGTCATCTCCTACTTAAATGAGCATGAAGATGCAAATGAGACAAAGAAACAAATAACAGAGCTTGGTGGCAAATGTCTACTAATATCTGGGGATATCGGGGATCAATCTCATTGTGAAGAAATTGTAAAACAAACAATAAAGACATTTGGGTCTTTACATATTCTTGTGAACAATGCTGCAGAACAACATCCGCAAAATAATTTTCTCGACATATCAGAAGAACAACTGGAACGAACTTTTCGTACAAATATATTTTCGTATTTCTACATGACGAAAGCTTCACTACCTCATTTAGATAAAGGAGGCACAGTTATCAATACGACAAGTGTGACGGCCTATAAAGGAAATCCAATATTAATTGATTACTCGGCAACAAAAGGTGCGATAGTATCATTTACGAGGTCTCTTTCTGCTTCTTTAGTAAAACAAGGGGTTCGAGTGAATGCGGTTGCTCCTGGCCCGATTTGGACACCACTCATTCCTTCAACTTTTACAAGTGATCAAGTCGCAACATTTGGTTCCACAACTCCAATGAAAAGGGCTGGAGAACCTTATGAACTTGCTCCTGCTTACGTATACTTAGCAAGTGATGACTCTTCTTATATGACTGGTCAAGTTCTACATATTAATGGTGGAGAAATCGTGAATGGATAA
- a CDS encoding NADP-dependent oxidoreductase, which yields MENVNRQIVLASRPVGMPTRENFKFVNRSIPEIGQGEVLVRTIYLSVDPYMRGRMTGIKTYIDPFEVNKVLSGGVIGKIVESKNENFQIGDIVEGQLNWSDYSVSNGRHLRKVDPDLAPISTALGVIGMPGLTAYFGLLDIGKPKEGETVVVSGAAGAVGSVVGQIAKIKGCRVVGIAGSLEKIAYLKEELGFDAVINYRTDDIKQALKESCPNGIDVYFDNVGGEISDLVLRRMNFHSRIALCGDISQYNNEKIEYGPRIQSTLVTRSILMQGFIVSNYYKRFNEGYRDLGKWVKEGKIKYRETIAHGLENAPDAFIGLFHGENIGKQLVKVSDE from the coding sequence ATGGAAAATGTAAATCGTCAAATCGTTTTAGCAAGTAGACCGGTTGGAATGCCAACGAGAGAAAATTTTAAGTTTGTGAATCGTTCAATTCCAGAAATAGGCCAAGGGGAAGTGTTAGTCCGTACGATTTATCTTTCAGTAGACCCGTATATGCGCGGGAGAATGACGGGGATAAAAACGTATATTGATCCGTTTGAAGTTAATAAAGTGTTAAGTGGTGGTGTTATCGGGAAAATCGTTGAGTCAAAAAATGAAAACTTCCAAATTGGTGATATAGTCGAAGGTCAGTTGAATTGGTCTGATTATTCTGTATCAAATGGTCGCCATCTTCGTAAGGTTGATCCAGATTTAGCACCGATTTCGACTGCTCTTGGAGTCATTGGTATGCCAGGCCTTACCGCTTACTTTGGTTTACTAGATATTGGCAAACCAAAAGAAGGAGAAACCGTTGTTGTCTCAGGAGCAGCAGGTGCTGTTGGATCGGTCGTTGGTCAAATTGCAAAGATAAAAGGATGTCGCGTAGTCGGTATTGCCGGTTCATTAGAAAAAATAGCTTATTTGAAAGAGGAATTAGGTTTTGATGCAGTGATTAATTATAGAACAGATGATATAAAACAAGCGTTAAAAGAATCATGCCCAAATGGTATTGATGTGTATTTCGATAATGTTGGCGGAGAAATATCTGATCTTGTGTTACGCCGGATGAATTTTCATTCGCGAATTGCTTTATGTGGGGATATATCGCAGTATAATAATGAAAAAATTGAATATGGTCCAAGAATCCAAAGTACGCTCGTTACGCGTAGTATATTAATGCAAGGGTTTATTGTTTCAAATTACTACAAACGTTTTAATGAAGGATATCGTGATTTAGGGAAATGGGTAAAAGAAGGAAAAATAAAATATCGAGAAACCATTGCCCATGGACTAGAAAATGCACCAGATGCATTTATTGGTCTATTCCACGGAGAAAATATTGGTAAGCAATTAGTGAAAGTTTCCGATGAGTGA
- a CDS encoding acyl-CoA thioesterase, which yields MHENEVYVRFSETDAAGHVNNTSYFLYLEEARTKFFNELGYRNEESIARVNLILASTKCDYVAQAYAGQILKVATEVIHIGNKSFTVNHVITVRDTGEVIARATATLVSFDYVEQRTIPIPNEVRANLEHFLITQ from the coding sequence ATGCATGAAAATGAAGTTTATGTCCGCTTTAGTGAAACGGATGCTGCTGGACATGTAAACAATACAAGTTATTTTTTATACTTAGAAGAAGCACGAACAAAATTTTTTAATGAACTCGGGTATCGAAATGAAGAGTCGATTGCTCGAGTAAATTTGATTTTAGCTTCAACAAAGTGCGATTATGTTGCACAAGCCTATGCTGGTCAAATATTAAAAGTAGCAACTGAGGTTATTCATATTGGTAATAAAAGTTTTACAGTAAATCATGTTATTACCGTTCGTGATACGGGTGAGGTCATTGCACGTGCCACAGCGACTCTAGTAAGTTTTGATTACGTAGAACAACGCACGATTCCAATTCCTAATGAAGTGCGTGCAAATTTGGAACATTTTTTAATAACGCAATAA